In Mixophyes fleayi isolate aMixFle1 chromosome 4, aMixFle1.hap1, whole genome shotgun sequence, the following proteins share a genomic window:
- the LOC142149884 gene encoding gastrokine-1-like, producing the protein MKTLVIIAALFGTLLADDNVDIGNEGNVGVNVHQNVNINNQEHVASINNVNGWDSWHSICDYGRGVFATQLFGKKMCVVTKLDKTLFPNLEVLGTLSKQKTLPPTQHWFKYNINHQVPIANIGIYGVHVESLCRGIPSYTADVIQVDEYYAGCNTNSIVTIGGISFCF; encoded by the exons ATGAAAACCTTG GTGATCATCGCTGCTCTCTTTGGAACTCTACTTGCTGACGAT AATGTAGATATTGGCAACGAGGGGAATGTTGGTGTCAATGTGCATCAGAATGTGAATATCAACAACCAGGAACATGTGGCCAGCATAAACAATGTCAATGGCTGGGATTCCTGGCACTCCATCTGTGACTATGGAAGA GGTGTTTTCGCAACACAACTGTTTGGAAAGAAGATGTGTGTAGTGACAAAGTTAGACAAAACTCTGTTCCCCAACCTGGAAGTTCTTGGCACACTGTCCAAACAGAAAACG CTCCCCCCCACACAGCATTGGTTCAAGTATAACATCAACCATCAGGTTCCTATTGCCAATATCGGCATATACGGTGTACACGTTGAGTCCCTGTGTCGGGGAATCCCATCCTACACTGCTGATGTAATCCAAG TGGATGAGTATTATGCAGGTTGTAATACCAATAGCATCGTGACCATTGGGGGCATCAGCTTCTGCTTTTAA
- the GKN1 gene encoding gastrokine-1, producing MKFLIALLGVFLTQALANDNIKMNNSGNDGGSVSQQVNINNQDNIANINNMNGWNSWDSICDYGRGFAATRLYNKKICVVTKMKPTFPTLQQLSTIAKNKQQAPPTTQLVTYTITQTPIVNIGEYGQHIESLCKGMPAYTAQEMPDSEGEFAFCKANSIITILGINFCF from the exons ATGAAATTCTTG ATCGCCCTCCTGGGAGTCTTCCTGACTCAAGCTCTAGCAAAtgat AACATCAAAATGAACAATTCAGGTAATGATGGTGGCAGTGTGTCCCAGCAAGTCAACATTAACAATCAGGACAACATTGCTAATATCAACAATATGAACGGCTGGAATTCCTGGGACTCAATCTGTGACTATGGCAGA GGATTCGCGGCTACCAGACTGTACAACAAGAAGATCTGTGTTGTCACCAAGATGAAACCAACTTTCCCCACCTTGCAGCAGCTCAGCACCATTGCCAAAAACAAACAGCAG GCCCCACCCACCACCCAGCTGGTGACTTACACTATCACCCAGACTCCCATTGTTAACATCGGAGAGTATGGCCAGCACATTGAATCTCTGTGCAAAGGCATGCCAGCCTACACTGCTCAAGAGATGCCTG ATTCCGAAGGAGAGTTTGCATTCTGCAAAGCCAACAGCATCATCACAATTTTGGGAATCAACTTCTGTTTTTAA